Proteins encoded within one genomic window of [Enterobacter] lignolyticus SCF1:
- the mgtS gene encoding protein MgtS, producing MLGNMHVFIAVLGTILASGFLAAYFSHKWDD from the coding sequence ATGCTGGGAAATATGCATGTTTTCATCGCGGTTTTAGGAACTATCTTAGCGTCAGGTTTCCTTGCTGCGTATTTCAGCCACAAATGGGATGATTGA
- a CDS encoding helix-turn-helix domain-containing protein, producing the protein MKFVFETLHDYYRKRVLDRHLRDVIACADRISLKTNEVLTLSDETIYFVSEGTMSIAMSDDPRIIGATIENMPIGLLEYYCPLVEFTYMALSPVTILTISMAEFERIFFHTSPENMKELTTILVFMLVFILDVHVERRTDSGYHTIKAMLYRYLYRRSINSAENEGIANFIIRRTNLSRSYVFRVLAELKEGEYITVKKGKLISIDRKLPVDY; encoded by the coding sequence ATGAAATTTGTATTTGAAACACTACATGACTATTACCGAAAACGAGTGCTGGACAGGCACCTGCGCGATGTCATAGCGTGCGCAGACCGTATCTCTCTGAAGACGAATGAGGTGCTTACGCTCTCTGACGAGACAATTTATTTTGTCTCAGAGGGAACTATGTCGATCGCCATGAGTGACGATCCAAGAATAATTGGCGCTACAATTGAGAATATGCCTATTGGACTTCTGGAATATTATTGCCCATTGGTTGAATTTACCTATATGGCGCTCTCTCCAGTGACAATATTAACGATTTCAATGGCGGAATTTGAGCGGATTTTCTTTCACACATCCCCTGAAAATATGAAAGAATTGACAACAATTCTCGTTTTCATGCTGGTCTTTATTCTTGATGTGCACGTTGAAAGACGAACAGACTCTGGCTACCACACGATCAAGGCGATGCTTTACCGTTATCTCTATCGCCGCAGCATTAACAGCGCAGAGAATGAGGGCATTGCCAATTTCATTATTCGTCGTACAAATTTGTCGCGCAGCTATGTGTTTCGTGTTCTTGCTGAACTCAAAGAGGGGGAGTACATCACCGTAAAGAAGGGAAAGTTAATTTCGATTGACCGTAAGTTGCCGGTAGATTATTGA
- a CDS encoding DUF1254 domain-containing protein, which produces MKKKGFTLHLLTSAVLVSCLTSTSVLADDASAPMSPLMKQLNNGNWLPQQEAQSLSEELYYQDAIHAYIQTLPLLNTIGLRDGSEAAFGKGYNVLPVWKERMDSRAVVPTPNGDVIYSMSYLDLKETGPLVIKAPANVIGMFTDFFQKTITDVGAIGPDRARGGLYLLLPPDYEGPVPQGYFTFKSPTYNVFLFFRTIMGKGDGKPDPIPAVKNAETTRIYPLWNVEKEVKPMQFPDASGKRVNMMYPTDVTYWKKLKDFIDYEPLTAIPDDTRSALLSIGMVKGKPFNPSEKEQALLKKAVETAPRMILARRQMGRDDQRQLYYKDRQWENSWAGATAEWMQYGTLDENQRAAFFQIAYSSAAAMVMHTTGAGSKYPYATKDKDGKFLDGSNTYKLHLPPNPPAALFWAVTAYNITDGTMPETDQLLPSTNGYYNIPKNSDGSIDLWFGPSKPDGVADSAFIKTVANRNFLVALRLYGTEDSFYDQTWVPDDLIQTNK; this is translated from the coding sequence ATGAAAAAGAAAGGCTTTACGCTGCATTTATTAACCAGTGCGGTACTGGTTTCATGCCTGACCAGTACCAGCGTTCTGGCGGACGATGCATCAGCACCGATGTCCCCACTGATGAAGCAACTGAATAATGGCAACTGGCTACCGCAGCAGGAAGCGCAGTCGCTGAGTGAAGAGCTTTATTACCAGGACGCCATTCACGCTTACATCCAGACGCTACCGCTGCTGAATACCATTGGCCTGCGCGATGGCTCAGAGGCCGCATTCGGGAAAGGCTATAACGTACTGCCTGTATGGAAAGAGAGAATGGACAGCCGCGCCGTCGTGCCGACACCGAATGGCGATGTTATCTACTCAATGAGCTATCTCGATCTGAAAGAAACGGGTCCGCTGGTCATCAAAGCCCCCGCTAACGTTATCGGGATGTTTACCGACTTTTTCCAGAAAACCATTACGGATGTCGGCGCTATCGGCCCCGATCGGGCACGCGGCGGGCTCTATCTTCTGCTACCGCCAGATTATGAGGGCCCGGTCCCTCAGGGTTATTTTACCTTTAAATCCCCGACCTATAACGTCTTCCTGTTCTTTCGCACCATTATGGGCAAAGGCGATGGGAAACCGGATCCGATCCCGGCGGTAAAAAACGCGGAAACCACGCGTATCTATCCGCTGTGGAATGTGGAAAAAGAAGTCAAACCGATGCAGTTCCCCGATGCCAGCGGCAAACGGGTGAACATGATGTACCCGACGGATGTGACCTACTGGAAGAAGCTGAAAGACTTTATCGATTATGAACCGCTGACGGCCATTCCTGACGACACACGCAGCGCCCTTCTCAGTATTGGTATGGTTAAAGGCAAGCCCTTTAACCCAAGTGAGAAGGAACAAGCGTTGCTGAAGAAAGCCGTAGAGACTGCACCGAGGATGATCCTTGCCCGTCGCCAGATGGGTCGCGACGATCAACGTCAGCTCTACTACAAAGACCGCCAGTGGGAAAACTCGTGGGCTGGCGCGACGGCCGAATGGATGCAGTACGGTACTCTTGATGAAAACCAGCGGGCGGCCTTCTTCCAGATTGCCTACTCCAGCGCCGCGGCCATGGTCATGCACACAACCGGCGCTGGCTCCAAGTACCCGTACGCCACGAAGGATAAAGACGGCAAGTTCCTCGACGGCAGCAATACTTACAAACTGCATTTGCCGCCAAACCCGCCAGCAGCGCTGTTCTGGGCCGTTACCGCCTATAACATCACTGACGGCACCATGCCGGAAACCGATCAACTGCTGCCTTCCACCAACGGCTACTACAACATTCCGAAGAACAGCGACGGTTCCATCGATCTCTGGTTCGGCCCGAGTAAACCTGATGGCGTGGCTGACAGCGCCTTTATCAAAACCGTAGCAAACCGTAATTTCCTCGTCGCCCTGCGGCTTTATGGCACCGAAGACAGCTTCTACGACCAGACCTGGGTGCCGGACGACCTGATTCAAACCAACAAATAA
- a CDS encoding DUF1254 domain-containing protein: MKLKYVALFTALVSSAGAIAQSAPLTIAHPSQFDQLTQPAAGVNMPESYVKAIAQQAYLWGWPMVNQFNRRATITKAPYPALNGGMVPVAPMGQLSMLTDYIKPEETFVTCPNQDVVYGLGFFELDKDPIVIQVPDFGDRFWVYAIYDARTNQIGNVGKPYGTKPGFYLLVGPDWKGETPKGFNGVIHSSTEMANVIPRIQMNDTAEDRMAIQAPIKEVMTYPLREFNGKMKSYEYSKIPSIGDKPDASAGETKWVVPETFFDQFANVLDKVPPLPGEEAMYAQFRHLVEAGKQDPQVRKWMDEAAVETDKTTIAEFFKWKNNGVPAGNGWNRSKNNAQFGVDYFNRTGTAKSNMFDNKPDETQYFYTDNDAANSQLSGEHDYTVTFPKGGIPPVKGFWSLTLYNSKHLFSPNELNRYSLGTKNKDLKYNSDGSLTLYISKTNPGGDKVNNWLPSPDGTFSLYIRAYWGEKPIIDGSWQPPKIELIK; this comes from the coding sequence ATGAAACTGAAGTACGTTGCTTTATTCACCGCGTTGGTATCCAGCGCCGGCGCGATTGCGCAATCCGCGCCGCTGACGATTGCTCATCCGAGTCAATTTGACCAGCTAACCCAGCCCGCAGCCGGGGTCAATATGCCGGAAAGCTATGTGAAAGCCATTGCCCAGCAGGCTTATCTCTGGGGCTGGCCCATGGTGAACCAGTTCAACCGCCGCGCGACCATCACCAAAGCCCCCTATCCGGCGCTCAACGGAGGGATGGTGCCGGTGGCTCCCATGGGGCAGTTGAGCATGTTGACTGATTACATCAAACCGGAAGAGACCTTCGTCACCTGCCCGAATCAGGACGTTGTTTATGGCCTGGGTTTCTTTGAGCTCGATAAAGATCCGATCGTGATTCAGGTGCCCGACTTTGGCGATCGCTTCTGGGTTTACGCCATCTACGATGCCCGTACCAATCAGATTGGCAATGTCGGGAAACCGTACGGCACCAAACCGGGGTTCTATCTGCTGGTCGGTCCTGACTGGAAGGGTGAGACACCAAAAGGGTTTAACGGCGTGATTCACTCGTCGACTGAAATGGCCAACGTCATTCCTCGTATCCAGATGAACGATACCGCAGAGGACCGGATGGCCATTCAGGCCCCCATTAAGGAGGTCATGACCTACCCGCTTCGCGAATTTAACGGCAAGATGAAGTCGTACGAATATTCAAAGATCCCGTCCATCGGCGATAAGCCCGATGCCAGCGCTGGCGAAACTAAATGGGTTGTGCCTGAGACATTCTTCGATCAGTTTGCCAATGTTCTGGATAAGGTTCCGCCTCTGCCGGGAGAGGAAGCCATGTACGCGCAGTTCCGCCATCTTGTTGAAGCCGGAAAACAGGATCCGCAGGTGCGTAAATGGATGGATGAAGCCGCCGTTGAGACTGATAAAACGACGATCGCCGAGTTCTTTAAATGGAAGAATAACGGTGTACCCGCCGGCAACGGCTGGAACCGTTCGAAAAATAACGCCCAGTTTGGCGTGGATTATTTCAACCGCACCGGTACCGCGAAGTCGAACATGTTCGACAATAAACCCGACGAAACTCAGTATTTCTACACGGATAACGATGCGGCGAATTCGCAATTGTCTGGCGAACATGATTACACGGTGACGTTCCCGAAAGGAGGCATTCCGCCGGTGAAAGGGTTCTGGTCCCTGACATTGTATAACAGCAAGCATCTGTTCAGCCCGAATGAGCTGAACCGTTATTCGCTGGGAACGAAAAACAAGGATCTGAAGTATAATTCCGATGGCTCGCTGACCCTGTATATCAGTAAGACAAATCCTGGCGGCGACAAGGTCAATAACTGGCTTCCGTCACCGGATGGGACGTTCTCACTGTATATTCGTGCTTACTGGGGTGAGAAACCCATTATTGACGGCAGCTGGCAGCCGCCGAAAATTGAATTAATAAAATAA
- a CDS encoding glycosyltransferase family 32 protein has product MRAIPKKIHQIYTKGWDILPGDVKTQIDRLKWINPDYAYAFYAEPDMYQYIKKHYGQDMLDVYQQINPEYGAARADLFRYLVIYQEGGVYLDIKSSCEKPLDAVIPPDCELILCHWDNGPGGLDKQKGLHPELSFMAHGEYEQWNIMAKKGSPFIKAVIDEVVYRIKNYKPWRYGVGMKGVLMTTGPIVYTEVIGKMADHGNVLHVLNHREIGLVYSAVNKSIWKCIGKSAYARYKTPVVRLGKKDYKLYQLWLMFIFPCKRLKKNIHNECRNFIRKIKSGI; this is encoded by the coding sequence ATGAGAGCGATTCCCAAAAAGATTCACCAAATTTATACAAAAGGGTGGGATATACTCCCTGGCGACGTAAAAACGCAGATTGACCGGCTTAAATGGATAAACCCTGATTATGCCTATGCGTTCTATGCTGAACCTGACATGTATCAATATATAAAAAAGCACTATGGACAGGATATGCTTGATGTTTATCAACAGATCAATCCGGAGTATGGGGCCGCCAGAGCTGATTTGTTTCGCTACCTGGTTATTTATCAGGAAGGCGGTGTTTATCTGGATATCAAAAGCAGCTGCGAAAAACCGCTGGATGCCGTTATTCCTCCTGACTGTGAGCTGATTTTGTGCCACTGGGATAACGGGCCCGGCGGGCTTGATAAGCAAAAAGGGCTGCATCCTGAGCTTTCATTTATGGCCCATGGGGAGTACGAACAGTGGAATATAATGGCAAAGAAAGGCTCTCCTTTCATAAAAGCGGTGATTGATGAGGTGGTTTACAGGATCAAAAACTATAAGCCATGGCGTTATGGCGTTGGTATGAAAGGGGTATTGATGACGACCGGGCCCATTGTCTATACCGAGGTCATCGGAAAGATGGCGGACCACGGGAACGTGTTGCATGTGTTGAACCACAGAGAGATCGGGCTGGTGTATTCAGCAGTCAATAAAAGCATCTGGAAGTGTATAGGGAAAAGCGCTTATGCCAGATATAAGACTCCCGTTGTAAGGCTTGGTAAAAAAGATTATAAGCTGTATCAGCTATGGCTGATGTTTATATTTCCTTGCAAAAGATTAAAAAAGAATATCCATAATGAATGCCGTAACTTTATTCGAAAAATAAAGAGTGGTATTTAA
- a CDS encoding DUF1353 domain-containing protein, with product MADYGSFTGNVVAQWSRRQGPDRNMVLTEDFYYTDPSSRVWSAPAGSVINGASIPQALWSTVGSPYIGDYRLASVVHDVACTQGANRKEADIMFYYACLAGGCSPDRARVFYLGVRIGAKYSSLILKSASSTFNDPFFTTDNNLVTALDADMLYILKNVGKIVHQLKDDTTPDQMDKYIDPYLV from the coding sequence ATGGCTGATTACGGTTCGTTTACAGGTAACGTTGTAGCCCAGTGGTCAAGAAGACAGGGACCTGACAGAAACATGGTGTTAACGGAGGATTTTTACTACACCGATCCGTCCTCGAGAGTCTGGTCGGCGCCCGCAGGCAGCGTCATTAACGGCGCCAGTATTCCGCAGGCGCTATGGTCTACCGTCGGATCGCCCTACATTGGCGACTACAGGCTGGCCTCCGTTGTTCATGATGTTGCCTGTACCCAGGGCGCCAACAGAAAAGAGGCCGACATTATGTTTTATTACGCATGCCTTGCGGGAGGATGCTCACCTGACCGCGCGCGGGTGTTTTATCTTGGCGTCAGAATTGGCGCGAAATACAGCTCGCTGATATTGAAATCCGCATCATCTACATTTAATGACCCATTTTTTACTACGGATAATAATCTTGTCACCGCACTCGACGCTGACATGCTTTATATTCTCAAAAATGTCGGAAAGATAGTTCATCAATTAAAAGACGACACTACCCCGGATCAAATGGATAAATATATAGATCCTTATCTGGTTTAA
- a CDS encoding anti-virulence regulator CigR family protein codes for MFKCRGVSVALAAVVSLSMLATPVLANPGNGHGNSGNHGNNGNKGNNGSPGKSQSGSEDDSNSSGHRKNYGKPDHVDSDISYSMARQLAVNYGLTGYQSLPPGIAKNLVRGKPLPPGIAKKTVPASMLGQLPYYPGYEWKVIGDNLVLIALSTAIVTTIINGVFD; via the coding sequence ATGTTTAAGTGTCGTGGAGTTTCAGTTGCGCTGGCGGCTGTTGTTTCATTATCGATGCTTGCAACGCCTGTACTGGCAAACCCGGGTAACGGCCATGGCAACAGCGGTAACCATGGTAATAACGGCAATAAAGGTAACAACGGTAGCCCGGGGAAAAGCCAGAGCGGGAGCGAGGATGATAGCAACTCGTCCGGCCATCGTAAAAACTACGGTAAACCGGATCATGTTGATTCCGATATCAGCTACTCGATGGCTCGCCAGCTGGCGGTCAACTATGGTCTGACGGGGTATCAGTCTCTGCCGCCGGGGATTGCGAAAAACCTGGTACGTGGCAAACCATTACCTCCAGGGATCGCGAAAAAGACGGTGCCCGCCTCTATGCTAGGCCAACTGCCGTATTATCCGGGTTACGAATGGAAAGTGATTGGTGATAATCTGGTGCTTATTGCACTCAGTACGGCGATCGTCACGACCATTATCAATGGTGTTTTTGACTAG